CACTTCGTTTTTCTAAAATAAGTTTATTGTTGCTTTCGAGTAGCTTAAGTTTTGCGATTATCCCATTAGTGACTGATCTTTCATATTCAATGATTGTTATCTTTTATATAGGGTTGTATTTTATATTTGCTATTTTTGAAATGGGTGTAAATATGCCTCTAGGTGTGTTTATGCAAAAGCTTATTTCCGAGGAATACCGTGGACGTGTATTTGGATTAATGGAAACAATGGCGATGTCCATGATGCCAATCGGTATGCTTGTCTATGGAGTACTATACGATTCTCTTCCAGCAACCGGTATATTGCTGGTGACAAGTGCAATTATAGTGGTAATGACCCTTGTATTACTGCGCACGTCAGTCTTAAAGGAAGCGCATCCAACTTTTTACGATGACAAAGCGCTAGCAAAGAATAACAAACTAATACCAAATAGGTAGTATTCTATTAGTGGTGATTGCATTAGTTTTAGTGGCGAAAACAAAGGATTTAGTGGCGAGTACCACAATCGTATCGATTCAATATAAAGCAAAGCAGGCATGCAGCGCATCTAGCATGCCTGTTTCGATCATTATTGATCTTCGATAACAATATAAGTTGCTTTAATCGGACCGTGGACACCAACGACAGGAATCATTTCAATATCTGCGGAATTACTTGGACCCGTAATAAAGTTAATGCAAGAAGCGATATGTTCCCCATTTTGAACTTTTTGGCTCATCCATCGAGCCGCTTGGGTGATGCGTGGAACGATTGTGCTTTTTGGCATTAAAATTATCGACTTTTCTGGTAAAAAGCTTACCGTTCGCCCTCTATATTTATCGCTAAATAGGACGGCTGTTCCGGATTCCGCTAAAGTCATCTCACTAATTGTAATCCCGATATTTGCTTTTTCTGCTTGTCGGATATTTTCCTCTGGCTGCGTTTCATCCCATATATACAGTTGGATTTCAGCTTGTGGCCATTGTGTCTGCATTAATGGTAATAAGCCATAGCTTTCAAAGCGTTCGTCTTGCCATGTAATGACAGAGCGTCCACCGTAATGATCTACGACTTTTTGTAAATCCGTTGCAAGATTTTCTGTAGTAGTAACTATTAGATTAGTATTAATATTTTTACATTGCTTCGCTAAGACAGCAACGAGTTCATCTTTCGTAGCATCTTTTAACACACGGTCTTGAGGTTGGTATTGCCAAACTGGTTTTGTTAGTTGTGTTTTTGGTGCTCGTCCAAGTTGCTTGGCAATATTCGATAAAAATGAATCTCTATTTACAATGCTTCCTGCCATTATTCAGAACCTCCTTTTGTACGGCTGTTAAACCAGCTTCGGAAATTTTCTTTATTCGGAGCTGGGAAATCTCTTGCTTCTGTCCACGCTTTTAATGGCCCTGGACCGTTTGAAATTTTATTATCCTTTGTAAATGGAGACATGGCTGGTGATGCCATTTTCGTTGCTATTTTGTATAAAGTAGGGGAGGAAGCACCTAAACCAAACGCCTTCATAAGAAGCTTTTCAGACACCGGGGCTCTCCCTTCATTTTCAACGATGACCTGACGATGGCGATGAATCAGTTGATGCAATGGGATTTTGACAGGACATGCATCTGTGCAAGCACCGCATAAAGTAGAGGCATATGGTAATTCCTTGAAATCATCATAACCACCTAACAATGGTGACAACACAACACCGACAGGACCTGAGTAAATCGAACCGTACGTATGTCCACCAACATGACGGTATACAGGGCAGGCGTTAACACAAGCTGCACAGCGAATGCATTGCAAAATTGGTTGGAATTCCCCTCCTAAAATAGCTGAACGGCCATTATCGACAATAACTAAGTGGAATTCATCTGGCCCATCCGTATCGCCTTCATCTTTTACACCAGTTAACGTCGTAATATAGCTTGTTAGCTTTTGTCCAACAGCACTTCTCGTTAATAAACTGACGAGGACCTCCATTTCTTCGAACGTGGGCACAATTCGTTCCATGCCCATCACAGTAATTTGTGTTTTAGGTAAGGCGGTTACTAAATCAGCATTTCCTTCATTTGTAACGAGTGTGATGGAGCCACTTTCTGCGATAGCAAAGTTACAGCCAGTAATGCCAATATCTGCTGTTAAGTACTCATTTCGTAGTTTTTCACGAACATAAAGGGCTAGTTCTTCGGGTTTTTCTGTTTGGTCATAGCCTTGTTTTTCTTTAAATATATCGCGAATTTGCTCTTTATTTTTATGCAAT
This DNA window, taken from Lysinibacillus sp. FSL M8-0337, encodes the following:
- a CDS encoding lactate utilization protein C encodes the protein MAGSIVNRDSFLSNIAKQLGRAPKTQLTKPVWQYQPQDRVLKDATKDELVAVLAKQCKNINTNLIVTTTENLATDLQKVVDHYGGRSVITWQDERFESYGLLPLMQTQWPQAEIQLYIWDETQPEENIRQAEKANIGITISEMTLAESGTAVLFSDKYRGRTVSFLPEKSIILMPKSTIVPRITQAARWMSQKVQNGEHIASCINFITGPSNSADIEMIPVVGVHGPIKATYIVIEDQ
- a CDS encoding LutB/LldF family L-lactate oxidation iron-sulfur protein, with amino-acid sequence MAMKTSDDRFNKRVSKELENTFMRGAVSSAQERFQTRRLQQADELGHWEEWRSHGEEIRQHVLANLDYYLYQLSENVANRGGHVFFAKTAAEATSYIQQITEKKQAKKIVKSKSMVTEEINLNPALEQLGCEVIETDLGEYILQVGDHEPPSHIVVPALHKNKEQIRDIFKEKQGYDQTEKPEELALYVREKLRNEYLTADIGITGCNFAIAESGSITLVTNEGNADLVTALPKTQITVMGMERIVPTFEEMEVLVSLLTRSAVGQKLTSYITTLTGVKDEGDTDGPDEFHLVIVDNGRSAILGGEFQPILQCIRCAACVNACPVYRHVGGHTYGSIYSGPVGVVLSPLLGGYDDFKELPYASTLCGACTDACPVKIPLHQLIHRHRQVIVENEGRAPVSEKLLMKAFGLGASSPTLYKIATKMASPAMSPFTKDNKISNGPGPLKAWTEARDFPAPNKENFRSWFNSRTKGGSE